Proteins from a single region of Sesamum indicum cultivar Zhongzhi No. 13 linkage group LG5, S_indicum_v1.0, whole genome shotgun sequence:
- the LOC105162312 gene encoding protein SRG1 → MNYGVIYRNNEATFETSTANIFGFQAVNHGIESSFLDQVRELAREFFHLPTGEKQKYARPSDNFEGYGNDMVLFDNQLLDWVDRLYLLVHPQDQQKLRYWPENPVSFRDMLYDYTARLRHIENQLLKAMARSLSLPEDSFVMQFGERPSMYARFNYYPPCARPDLVVGLKPHADGSGITILLQDEQVEGLQLLKDNQWFRVPIMPYALVVNVGDQLEIMSNGIFKSPVHRALTNSTRERNTFAMFCAPDPAKEIGPVEELVDERRPRAFKKIKNYTESYFHYYQQVKRPIDAVRV, encoded by the exons ATGAATTATGGAGTAATATATAGG AACAATGAAGCAACGTTCGAAACGTCAACTGCCAACATTTTTGGATTTCAGGCAGTAAACCATGGCATTGAGAGTTCCTTCCTAGATCAAGTGCGCGAGCTCGCCAGAGAATTTTTCCACTTGCCGACGGGGGAGAAGCAGAAGTACGCCAGGCCAAGCGATAACTTTGAAGGTTATGGCAATGATATGGTTCTCTTTGACAACCAACTCCTCGATTGGGTTGATAGGTTGTATCTTTTAGTTCATCCGCAAGATCAGCAAAAGCTCAGATATTGGCCCGAAAACCCCGTATCTTTCAG AGATATGTTGTATGACTATACTGCTAGGCTGAGACACATCGAAAACCAGCTCCTCAAAGCAATGGCAAGGTCATTAAGCTTACCAGAGGATAGTTTTGTGATGCAATTTGGGGAGCGACCCTCGATGTACGCAAGGTTCAACTACTATCCACCGTGTGCGAGGCCGGACCTAGTTGTCGGGCTCAAACCACACGCAGACGGTTCAGGGATAACCATCCTCTTGCAAGACGAACAAGTAGAAGGGCTTCAGCTGCTGAAAGATAATCAGTGGTTTCGTGTTCCTATAATGCCTTACGCTCTGGTTGTTAACGTCGGGGACCAACTTGag ATAATGAGCAATGGGATATTCAAGAGCCCGGTGCATAGAGCACTTACAAACTCGACAAGGGAGAGGAACACATTTGCTATGTTTTGCGCCCCGGATCCTGCAAAAGAGATTGGGCCGGTGGAGGAACTTGTGGATGAGAGGAGGCCGAGAGcgttcaagaaaataaagaactaCACGGAGAGTTATTTCCACTATTATCAGCAGGTTAAGAGGCCGATCGATGCAGTTAGAGTTTAG